The following coding sequences lie in one Sinorhizobium fredii USDA 257 genomic window:
- a CDS encoding sugar ABC transporter ATP-binding protein, producing the protein MAEPVLTIHRVTKHFGAVKALTDVDFILERGEIHALCGENGAGKSTLMNIIAGVLQPTEGEIRMDGKVVRISSPAVAQSLGIGLVHQEIALCPDVTVAENMFMAATNRRRAPFMNYRALERDAQAVMHRLGAIDVGRKVADLPISSQQLVEIAKALTLDCRVLILDEPTAALTESEAQQLFSIVRDLKANGISIIYISHRMAEIFSLCDRVTVFRDGRYVCTDRIADITPDDVVRRMVGREITQLYPEKLRPGEASGELVFEVDNIGDGERFHGVSFALRKGEILGIGGLIGSGRTEIAEGICGLRARTAGAVRLRGKTQTINSYSDAVKAGVVYLSEDRKGAGIFLEMSIAQNISVLELKSLTNAVGLMNGRAEAALAEDFARRLAVRMGGVEAPVKSLSGGNQQKVAIAKQLAVKPKVILMDEPTRGIDVGAKAEIHRLLRELACSGIGIIVISSEMPELLGLSDRVLVVREGRIAGELGADEMTEEAVIRLASGVGTARAASHAA; encoded by the coding sequence ATGGCGGAGCCTGTGCTGACAATTCATCGCGTCACCAAGCACTTCGGTGCGGTGAAGGCGCTGACGGACGTCGATTTCATACTCGAACGCGGTGAGATCCATGCGCTCTGCGGCGAGAACGGCGCCGGAAAGTCGACATTGATGAACATCATCGCAGGCGTACTGCAGCCGACCGAGGGCGAGATCCGCATGGACGGGAAGGTCGTGCGGATATCCTCACCAGCCGTCGCCCAATCGCTCGGCATTGGTCTGGTGCATCAGGAAATCGCCCTCTGCCCGGATGTGACGGTTGCGGAAAACATGTTCATGGCGGCGACCAACCGCCGCCGTGCCCCCTTCATGAACTACCGCGCGCTCGAACGTGACGCGCAGGCGGTAATGCATCGGCTGGGCGCAATCGATGTCGGCCGCAAGGTTGCGGACCTACCGATTTCCAGCCAGCAGCTCGTCGAGATCGCCAAGGCTTTGACGCTCGACTGCCGGGTGCTGATCCTGGACGAGCCGACCGCGGCGCTGACCGAAAGCGAGGCGCAGCAGCTCTTTTCGATTGTCCGAGATCTCAAGGCGAACGGCATATCAATCATCTATATCAGTCATCGCATGGCCGAGATATTCAGCCTCTGTGACCGGGTGACCGTGTTCCGCGATGGCCGTTACGTCTGTACCGATCGCATTGCCGACATCACGCCGGATGACGTGGTACGCCGGATGGTGGGGCGCGAGATCACGCAGCTCTACCCGGAAAAGCTTAGGCCCGGTGAGGCGTCTGGCGAGCTGGTCTTCGAGGTGGACAACATTGGTGACGGCGAGCGTTTCCATGGCGTCAGCTTCGCGCTTCGCAAGGGCGAGATTCTTGGCATTGGCGGCCTGATCGGATCCGGCCGCACGGAAATCGCCGAGGGTATATGCGGGCTTCGAGCGCGCACGGCCGGTGCGGTACGCCTCCGCGGCAAGACGCAGACGATCAATTCCTATTCCGATGCGGTGAAGGCCGGGGTCGTTTATCTGTCGGAGGACCGAAAGGGCGCTGGCATCTTTCTGGAGATGTCGATCGCGCAGAACATTTCCGTGCTGGAACTGAAGTCGCTGACGAATGCCGTCGGTCTCATGAACGGGCGTGCGGAGGCCGCGCTTGCTGAGGATTTCGCCCGACGGCTTGCAGTGCGGATGGGCGGTGTCGAGGCACCCGTAAAATCGCTCTCAGGCGGTAACCAGCAGAAGGTCGCGATCGCCAAGCAGCTCGCGGTGAAGCCGAAGGTGATCCTGATGGACGAGCCGACGCGCGGCATCGATGTGGGCGCGAAGGCGGAAATTCACCGGCTGCTGCGTGAGCTTGCCTGCTCGGGCATCGGTATCATCGTCATATCTTCGGAGATGCCAGAGCTGCTCGGTCTCTCGGACCGCGTGCTCGTCGTCCGGGAGGGGCGCATCGCTGGTGAACTCGGCGCCGACGAAATGACGGAAGAGGCCGTGATCCGCCTTGCCTCGGGGGTGGGAACGGCAAGGGCGGCGAGCCATGCAGCGTGA
- a CDS encoding substrate-binding domain-containing protein gives MRTFFSTTAMAVLAATLFADSAAAETENPFRCKPGEKYVMNVMVSGVEYWFPVYEMFKQAGQQFGCETEYTGTPEYDVNKQIATFDQALAQNPAGILVHPMNSDPFIEPINRAIDQGTAVVTFAADSPLSKRVSFITSDNTREGIYAADAIAEKMGGKGEYAVLENPGQGNHDKRIAAFIGRMEEQWPDMKLVGRAASNQDPTKAYQGLNSIIQANPNLGAVFMPEANSAIGAAQANKESGGKVLVMCADVNANILDMIKAGEVFGSINPNQGMQGYMGFMLLWLAKHPELIDPMNDAKRSGFNPMSIPVVDNGLSIVTAENADDFYWDKYLKRRGTKGIEE, from the coding sequence TTGCGCACTTTTTTTAGCACGACCGCGATGGCGGTCCTTGCGGCAACGCTTTTTGCCGATTCCGCAGCCGCCGAGACAGAGAACCCGTTCCGCTGCAAACCGGGCGAAAAATACGTCATGAACGTCATGGTCTCGGGCGTCGAATACTGGTTTCCGGTCTATGAAATGTTCAAGCAGGCGGGCCAGCAGTTCGGCTGCGAAACGGAATATACGGGCACGCCGGAATATGACGTCAACAAACAGATCGCCACCTTCGACCAGGCACTGGCACAGAACCCGGCTGGTATTCTCGTCCATCCGATGAACTCCGACCCCTTCATCGAGCCGATCAACCGCGCGATCGACCAGGGCACGGCGGTCGTGACCTTCGCGGCCGACTCGCCGCTCTCCAAGCGCGTGTCGTTCATCACCTCGGACAATACCCGCGAAGGCATCTATGCCGCCGACGCGATCGCCGAAAAGATGGGCGGCAAGGGCGAGTATGCGGTTCTGGAAAATCCGGGCCAGGGCAACCACGACAAGCGCATCGCGGCCTTCATCGGCCGCATGGAGGAGCAGTGGCCGGACATGAAGCTGGTCGGCCGCGCTGCCTCCAATCAGGATCCGACCAAGGCCTATCAGGGCCTCAACAGCATCATCCAGGCCAATCCAAACCTCGGCGCCGTCTTCATGCCGGAAGCGAATTCGGCAATCGGCGCCGCCCAGGCCAACAAGGAAAGCGGCGGCAAGGTCCTCGTCATGTGCGCGGACGTCAACGCCAATATCCTCGACATGATCAAGGCTGGCGAGGTCTTCGGTTCAATCAACCCGAACCAGGGCATGCAGGGCTATATGGGCTTCATGTTGCTGTGGCTCGCCAAGCATCCGGAATTGATCGATCCGATGAACGATGCCAAGCGATCCGGCTTCAACCCGATGAGCATCCCGGTCGTCGACAACGGCCTCTCCATCGTGACGGCGGAAAATGCCGATGACTTCTATTGGGACAAATACCTGAAACGTCGCGGCACGAAGGGCATCGAGGAGTAA